AGGGGCGGTCATGATTCGGCGGGCTCCGGAGTTGGTTCGCAGCTATGACACCGGCGGGCGCCAAGTGTGGCATCTTTATGCGCTTTATCGCCGTCAGAGTGCTCCCATGACCGCTTCAATGCTCCCCGTCGAACTGGAAAAAGCCTACCGCCTGCTCAACCATGGTCCTACCGTACTGGTCTCAGCCAGTCATGCCGGTACCGATAACGTCATGGCCGCCGCCTGGGCCTGCGCCCTGGATTTCGACCCGCCCAAAGTCAGCGTGGTGCTGGACAAGATCGCCGCGACTCGGCGTCTGGTGGAGGAGAGCGGCCATTTCGCCCTGCAGGTGCCGAACCTGGCGCAGTTGCAGCTGACCCAGGCGGTGGGCAGCCGCAGCCTGGCCGACACGCCGGACAAGCTGCAACAGTGTGGGGTGGAGCTGCTGCGCATGGACGGTTTTGACACCCCGCTGGTGGCCGGCTGCTCAGCCTGGCTGGTGTGCAAGGTGATCCCCGAACCGCACAACCAGCAGACCTACGACCTGTTCATCGGCGAGGTGGTGGGCGCCTGGGCCGACGAGCGAGTGTTTCGCGACGGCCACTGGCGCTTCGAAGAAGCCGGCCCCCAGTGGCGCAGCCTGCACTACATTGCCGGCGGGCATTACTACGCCATTGGCGATCCTGCAGACGCCGAATAATCGTCAGGCAAACCCAATGGGAGCCGCTTCAGCGACGAAAACTGCTAAAACGGTCGTTATCTCGGCTGAAGCCGCTCCTGCAAGGTGCAGCGCGGCCTGCCTGGGCTCAGTTGCGATCCAGCCACACGGTCTGGGCGTTGCAGAACTCGCGTACGCCGAAGTGCGACAGCTCCCGGCCGAACCCGCTCTTCTTCACCCCGCCGAAGGTCACTCGGGGGTCCGAGGCGCTGTAGCCGTTGATGAACACGCCGCCGGTTTCCAACT
The Pseudomonas sp. DTU_2021_1001937_2_SI_NGA_ILE_001 DNA segment above includes these coding regions:
- a CDS encoding flavin reductase family protein, with the translated sequence MLPVELEKAYRLLNHGPTVLVSASHAGTDNVMAAAWACALDFDPPKVSVVLDKIAATRRLVEESGHFALQVPNLAQLQLTQAVGSRSLADTPDKLQQCGVELLRMDGFDTPLVAGCSAWLVCKVIPEPHNQQTYDLFIGEVVGAWADERVFRDGHWRFEEAGPQWRSLHYIAGGHYYAIGDPADAE